TCTTCGTATCTGCTGTTTGTGGCTCTGTTCGCCGTATTCGGTGTCCTGGCATACATACTGATTCACGATAGAGGCAACCCAGACACCCCCTATCCCTCAGGATTGGATGGGCACGCGGGTATGGCTGCAAGGAGGATTGGGCAAGCATGCCCGGGCGGTTGCCCTGCGGTAGAAGGCAGTCCCGGAATAAACAGCAGAGGACAGGTTGTGTGGCAGCAGTGGGACGGTGATGACTACGAAATACTCTTGTTTGACGGGTCAAGCACGCTCCGTCTCACCGGTAATTTTTGCGATGACATAGACCCCCACATAGATGATTTGGGGCGGGTGGCTTGGAGGGAGTTTGACGGTGAAGACTACGAGGTATGGTTCTATGACGGCGAAAGCATCAGGCAGCTTACAGATAACTCATACGACGAAGTCGGGCTCCAGCTGAACGGCAGGGGGCAGATGGTATGGTGGAGTGAACCAAAGAGTGCCGGGAAAGAGATATCCTTTTACGACGGCTCGAAAATTATCCAACTCGCAAAGGGTGTGGCCTTGGCAGGCAACCCGAGGCTGAATGCCGAGGGTGATGTGATATGGGTTGCAGGAAGGGAAGTCTTTCTTTACGACGGTAAAAGGGTCACGAAGATCTTGGCGGATACGAGGGATTGGGAGAATACTTCACGCCACGGCGGGAGAAGGAGGAGCCTTGTGCAGGGAGGCGGTGGAGAGGTCCACGCCGGGGTATTCAGGTCGACTTGTATCCCGGAAAACACCGGGCGGCATGACAGGGGAATGTCCGGCCGTCCTGTCTCCGCCTTCGGGGTGGACGGAGACGGGAACAAGGCGGGAAAAGGGGTTTGGACCGGGGGAGGGGATCCATTTTCTTCCGTCCCCGGCGTTCGACCGGGAAGCTTTGTCC
This window of the Deltaproteobacteria bacterium genome carries:
- a CDS encoding transglycosylase SLT domain-containing protein, coding for MNKSSYLLFVALFAVFGVLAYILIHDRGNPDTPYPSGLDGHAGMAARRIGQACPGGCPAVEGSPGINSRGQVVWQQWDGDDYEILLFDGSSTLRLTGNFCDDIDPHIDDLGRVAWREFDGEDYEVWFYDGESIRQLTDNSYDEVGLQLNGRGQMVWWSEPKSAGKEISFYDGSKIIQLAKGVALAGNPRLNAEGDVIWVAGREVFLYDGKRVTKILADTRDWENTSRHGGRRRSLVQGGGGEVHAGVFRSTCIPENTGRHDRGMSGRPVSAFGVDGDGNKAGKGVWTGGGDPFSSVPGVRPGSFVQMACLRGIDGLFGGVTDDGIVPSVEKIRRGSAKTVEAVRANSPPVGLGSPQVEVEAPPESHGKKPLEAPDEEGKVDWKAVRVIGSSILKYSRRYHVDPALVLAIINAESEFEHSSVSHKGAIGLMQLMPSTAARLGVDPYDIEENIKGGIKHLGFLLSRFDSLEMVIAAYNAGSANVRKYKGVPPFKETKRYVRKVLAYYEGKKP